In Persicobacter psychrovividus, the genomic window TTTTTTCTTGACCACTAAAATTTGGAATGATGTTGCTACTTTTGAAGGTACAAAAGCGGCATTTAAGACATCTCTTGAAAAGTTACAGACTGATTATGTAGATTTGATTTTAGTGCATTGGCCGGGTTCTTATGAGCGATTTGTGGCAGTGTATCAGGCATTGGAAGAACTATATGCAGAGGGTAAGGCTCGTGCTATTGGGGTATCGAACTTTAATGTTCATCACCTTAATGAATTGTTCAGAACCTGTAAAGTGGTTCCTGCGGTCAATCAGGTGGAATGTCATGTAAAGTATCAAAATCAGTTTTTGCAGGCATTCTGTAAAGAGCACGGAATATTTCTACAGGCCTATGCACCGATGATGTCTTGGAAAGTGAAAGACTTGGCGGCAGATGAAACCTTAGTAGAATTGGGTAAAAAATATGGAAAGTCAGCAACTCAGGTGGCATTACGTGCGCTCATTGAACGAGATATTATAGTGCTCCCCAAATCGGTTAATCTTGCACGTCTCGATCAGAATGTGGACCTGTTTGATTTTGAGCTATCAGCAGAGGATATGGGTAAGATTCGTTATTTGAACGAAGGGACAAGATTGTTCATTGAGCCTGATAATATGGATTTTGGGTTTCTGAAATAGACCAATGATTAAAGGATAAAATGAAAGCCTCTAACTTTGTTAGGGGCTTTTTTACGCCTTTTCAGTTTCTGAGGCAGGAGCATCAGTGGTGGAGTCTTCGTGATTTTCGGTGATATCTTCGATCAGGTATTGCAAAACGGCCTTGATACGGTCAGGTTGAATGTCGGAATCAATATTGACTGTTTGAAGTAAACCATCTTCTGTATGCTCAAGTTCAATGGTAATCGTTTTTTTCAATGCGGGGGTATTCATTTGCATCAGCTTTAGTAATGTAAATCAATTTACAATAAATATTTTCTTATATCCGACTTTTTCAGATTAAAATATTACATAAACAATAAAAAATTCATTTTTTCAAAGTTGAGGACTGTGCCGTTCTCCGCTACCTGTAGGGCTATTAAAATTCTGTTAATCGCTTCTGCGTGCAAATATTGTTATAAATATTATTCTTTTTTGATATTTATGTTGCTTTGGCTAAAAAAATACAAAATTTTAATACGCTCAAATCATTTTGATATTTGTAAAAATGAGCCTATTCAAATGGTTTATTTTGAAATTTTATGACAGATACCGTTGTAAATGGCTCAAGACGTCAAAATCTATATAAAATTCACAATTTAGACTTACTATTTATTCCGTTGTAAAACGAACAGTGCTATTGAGTATTATTTAAAAATACTGTATTATAGTGATGAAATTGGCAATGGAACGCCGCTTTCAATGTTATGGATGATTGTTTTTTGATTAACACTAAAGAGATTTTAAAATAGGAATTTGTATGGCAGAAGGACATCAACAGGGATTATATGATCCATCTTTTGAACATGATAGTTGTGGAATAGGTTTTATTGCGCAATTACAATCTATGGCTTCTCACAAAGTTGTAGCTGATGCGCTTACCATGTTGCGAAATATGGAGCATCGCGGAGGTTGTGGTACCGATCACCGTTCAGGTGATGGTGCGGGTATTCTTACCAAAATCCCCCATGAATTTTTCAGTACACAAGCCAGCGAGCTTGGTTTTCAGTTAGGCGATGAAGGAAGCTATGGCGTAGCGATGACTTTCCTGCCGCCTTCACCTAATGCTTATCAGGAATCTGTTCGGGCACTTAAAACCTCTATTGCTGAACACGGCTTCGATTTAATCGGTCGTCGCCCAGTACCTACTGATCCCTCTATCCTCGGAGAAGCACCAGCGCGGAATATGCCAAATATTGAGCAATGGTTTGTCAGTCATAAATCTGGGGCCACAGGGGTTGACCTGGAGCGTAAATTATATGTGCTGAGAAAGTACACCACTTTTCTTAACCGTGACCTTTCTGCAATAGCACAGAAGCATTTTTATATTCCTTCTTTTTCGAGTAAAACGATTATATATAAAGGGCAACTGACCACCTTTCAGTTGTCGCAGTATTATCCTGATTTGCATAATCCAGAGTATCATTCTTGTCTGGCATTGGTGCACTCAAGATTTAGTACCAATACATTTCCAGAGTGGAAGCTTGCACAGCCTTTCCGTTTTATCGCTCACAATGGTGAAATTAACACGATTCGCGGAAATGTGAACTGGATGCGCTCCTATGAGAAAAACCTGGAAACAGAAGTGTTTACCAAGGCGGAGCTCGATTTGCTGAAGCCAATCTGTGATGACCACCATTCTGATTCCGCCAACCTTGATGCGGTTGTAGAGTTGCTGACCCTTAGTGGTCGTCCTTTGCCGCATGTTATGCGAATGCTGATCCCTGAGGCATGGCATCAGGATCCGGATATGAACGACGAAACGAAAGACTTTTACCGTTTTCATGCCAGTCTGATCGAACCATGGGATGGACCTGCAGCAGTTTGTTTCACGGATGGTAACATGGTAGGGGCTACCCTCGACCGTAATGGTTTGCGTCCAGCGCGTTATGCTGTTACAGATGACGATTATGTGGTAATGGCTTCTGAAGTTGGCGCCTTGCCTATAGATCCTGCCAAGGTTGTGAAACAGGGACGATTACAGCCAGGAAAGCTGTTTGTCTGTGACTTGATTGAAGGGAAGATCATCGAAGATGAGCAAATTAAAGAGGAGCTTTCTTCTCAAAAACCATATGGTCAATGGCTCAAAGAAAATCAATTGGCAATTGAGGATTTGCCTGCCACTGAAGAGTCAGAGGAAGCTTATCCATTTTTAGCCAATCAGGTTGCTTTCGGAGTTACTGAAGAAGAAATCAAGGAAATATTGATTCCTTTGGCGGAGCAAGGAAAAGAACCGCTTGGAGCAATGGGGGCAGATATTCCGTTGGCTGTTTTGTCGAAAAACAGTCAGCATATTTCGCATTATTTCCGACAGTTGTTTGCGCAGGTAAGTAACCCGCCAATTGATCCTATCCGTGAGCGCACAGTGATGTCACTCTATACTTCTGTGGGGGTTTCTCTAAACCTTTTGGGAGAATCTGCAGGACATTGTCGTCAGATTGTGATGGAACAGCCCGTGCTTACACAAAAGGACATGACGCGCCTGAAGCACCTTGATCACAAACATTTCAATATCCAAAAGCTGTCCATTCTTTTTGATAAATCTGAAAAAGAAGGCGCACTGGAGAATGCTCTCGATGCATTGATCGCACAGGCCGCAACGATGGTAGAGGAAGGGGCAAATGTGCTGATTCTTTCGGACCGTGGTTTGGACGAAAACAAATTGGCAATGCCAGCCTTATTGGCTGTAGGCGCCGTTCATCAGTCATTGGTGAAAAGCGGACAACGCGGATTGTGTGGTTTGATCGTTGAGAGTGGTGATGTACGCACTGTTCATCATTATGCTACATTGATCGGTTATGGAGCCAATGCGATTCATCCATATTTGGCTTTTGATGCCCTTCGTGCGCTTGAGCTAGAGGATCGACTGAAAGTTGACTTCGAAACAGCTTCGGAAAATTATATTAAGGCGATTGGTGCAGGATTGCTGAAGATATTCTCGAAAATGGGAATTTCTACCCTGCAATCTTATCACGGTGCGCAGATTTTCGAAGCCCTTGGCGTTGCGAAAAATGTGGTGTCAAAATGTTTTACGGGAACGGTTACACGCCTGGAAGGACTGAGTTTCGATGATCTCTGTAAAGAGAGTATCGAACGACATGCACAGGCATTTGCACAAACAACAGATCACCTCGAATTTGGTGGCTACTATCAGTGGCGCAAAGAAGGGGAGAAGCACCTTTTTACGCCTGAGACCATCCACTTGATGCAGAAAGCTTGTCGTACAGGAGACTATGAGCTTTACAAACAGTATGCAAAACTGATCAACGAGTCTTCAGACAGCCCGATCACTTTGCGTAACCTCTTTACTTTCCAGCAAAGTAACCCCGTGCCTTTGGAAGAAGTGGATTCTGTGGAGAAAATCATGCGCAGATTTGCCACAGGAGCAATGTCCTTTGGCTCTTTGTCTCATGAGGCGCACAGTACATTGGCGATTGCCATGAACTCCATCAAGGCGAAATCAAATTCTGGTGAAGGAGGAGAAGATGAAGCTCGCTATAAGCCAGGGCCGAACGGTGAGAACCTTCGCTCAGCAATTAAGCAGGTAGCTTCTGGCCGTTTCGGTGTTACAAGTTATTATTTGTCGGAAGCGGATGAAATCCAGATCAAAATGGCACAAGGGGCCAAACCAGGTGAAGGAGGACAATTACCAGGGCATAAAGTAGATGCCTGGATTGGTAAGGTTCGTCATTCCACACCAGGGGTAGGATTGATTTCTCCGCCACCACATCACGATATTTATTCCATTGAGGATT contains:
- a CDS encoding aldo/keto reductase, which gives rise to MKKITLNNGIEIPVVGLGTWKSTDDEVHNAVVHALQNGYTHIDTAAVYGNEEEVGKAWKASGVKREDFFLTTKIWNDVATFEGTKAAFKTSLEKLQTDYVDLILVHWPGSYERFVAVYQALEELYAEGKARAIGVSNFNVHHLNELFRTCKVVPAVNQVECHVKYQNQFLQAFCKEHGIFLQAYAPMMSWKVKDLAADETLVELGKKYGKSATQVALRALIERDIIVLPKSVNLARLDQNVDLFDFELSAEDMGKIRYLNEGTRLFIEPDNMDFGFLK
- the gltB gene encoding glutamate synthase large subunit, producing the protein MAEGHQQGLYDPSFEHDSCGIGFIAQLQSMASHKVVADALTMLRNMEHRGGCGTDHRSGDGAGILTKIPHEFFSTQASELGFQLGDEGSYGVAMTFLPPSPNAYQESVRALKTSIAEHGFDLIGRRPVPTDPSILGEAPARNMPNIEQWFVSHKSGATGVDLERKLYVLRKYTTFLNRDLSAIAQKHFYIPSFSSKTIIYKGQLTTFQLSQYYPDLHNPEYHSCLALVHSRFSTNTFPEWKLAQPFRFIAHNGEINTIRGNVNWMRSYEKNLETEVFTKAELDLLKPICDDHHSDSANLDAVVELLTLSGRPLPHVMRMLIPEAWHQDPDMNDETKDFYRFHASLIEPWDGPAAVCFTDGNMVGATLDRNGLRPARYAVTDDDYVVMASEVGALPIDPAKVVKQGRLQPGKLFVCDLIEGKIIEDEQIKEELSSQKPYGQWLKENQLAIEDLPATEESEEAYPFLANQVAFGVTEEEIKEILIPLAEQGKEPLGAMGADIPLAVLSKNSQHISHYFRQLFAQVSNPPIDPIRERTVMSLYTSVGVSLNLLGESAGHCRQIVMEQPVLTQKDMTRLKHLDHKHFNIQKLSILFDKSEKEGALENALDALIAQAATMVEEGANVLILSDRGLDENKLAMPALLAVGAVHQSLVKSGQRGLCGLIVESGDVRTVHHYATLIGYGANAIHPYLAFDALRALELEDRLKVDFETASENYIKAIGAGLLKIFSKMGISTLQSYHGAQIFEALGVAKNVVSKCFTGTVTRLEGLSFDDLCKESIERHAQAFAQTTDHLEFGGYYQWRKEGEKHLFTPETIHLMQKACRTGDYELYKQYAKLINESSDSPITLRNLFTFQQSNPVPLEEVDSVEKIMRRFATGAMSFGSLSHEAHSTLAIAMNSIKAKSNSGEGGEDEARYKPGPNGENLRSAIKQVASGRFGVTSYYLSEADEIQIKMAQGAKPGEGGQLPGHKVDAWIGKVRHSTPGVGLISPPPHHDIYSIEDLAQLIHDLKCANRNARINVKLVSEAGVGTVAAGVAKAKADAILISGADGGTGASPISSIYHAGLPWELGLAEAHQTLVMNQLRNRITLQTDGQIRTGRDLAFATLLGAEEWGVSTAALIAEGCIMMRKCHLNTCPVGVATQNPELRKLFTGKPEHVVNLFKFMAMELREIMADLGFRTINEMVGQVQKLTVKKELAHWKHKTLDLSPILHQEDSMQVQYKQVPQEHALHAHLDFRLIDATWPSIDAGEPSSVRYPIRNTDRSVGAIISHEISKRYRSRGLPEDSIQLKFKGDAGQSFGVFGAPGITFKLEGLANDYLGKGFSGAKMVVYPDRKAGYSPRRNMIVGNVAFYGATKGEAYIRGIAGERFCVRNSGVNVVVEGIGDHGCEYMTGGRVIVLGETGRNFAAGMSGGIAYIYDPKKKFAKNCNMEMVDLDPLDGEDVVFIMKMIDKHKELTGSRTARSLVNNWQEGLAQFIKVMPKDFKRVLEAQRQAENPKLTEV